Proteins encoded by one window of Candidatus Tiamatella incendiivivens:
- a CDS encoding antitoxin family protein: MSNIIRVRYEKGVLKPLEPVELQEGEELVVFIRKHRVSEILDKYVGLFGKAAVEELKKYEEEAQAQ; encoded by the coding sequence GTGTCCAACATTATACGAGTTAGATATGAAAAAGGCGTGTTGAAACCTTTGGAGCCGGTTGAGCTCCAGGAGGGAGAGGAGCTAGTAGTCTTCATACGCAAGCACAGAGTTAGTGAAATACTCGACAAATATGTTGGATTATTTGGCAAAGCCGCTGTAGAGGAGCTTAAGAAGTATGAGGAGGAGGCCCAAGCACAGTGA
- a CDS encoding AbrB/MazE/SpoVT family DNA-binding domain-containing protein — protein MSVVVVDDRGRIIIPSRLRNKLQLKKGDTFIILELRDNILVLKRIDVEKLAREIAEEVAKHGIDLDKLGQEVEEEANKLGKEKIHD, from the coding sequence TTGAGTGTTGTAGTTGTTGATGATAGAGGGAGAATAATTATCCCTAGTAGGCTTAGGAATAAGCTCCAGCTAAAGAAAGGGGATACGTTCATTATTCTAGAGCTTCGGGACAACATTCTGGTCTTGAAGAGAATTGATGTGGAGAAACTTGCCCGCGAGATTGCCGAGGAAGTGGCAAAGCATGGAATAGACTTGGATAAACTAGGTCAAGAGGTGGAGGAAGAGGCCAACAAGCTTGGAAAGGAGAAGATTCATGATTGA
- a CDS encoding DUF2283 domain-containing protein, translated as MPVEFSIKYDRLSDILYIKLRDDKVVDSDEVEPGVIVDYNEKGEIIGIEVLWFSRRKLDLSKLILSGPEALVAEV; from the coding sequence TTGCCTGTTGAGTTTTCAATTAAATACGATCGGTTGAGTGATATTTTGTATATTAAGCTCAGAGATGATAAGGTCGTTGACTCTGACGAGGTAGAGCCAGGTGTTATAGTGGATTATAATGAGAAGGGAGAGATCATTGGTATAGAGGTTCTATGGTTCTCCCGGAGGAAGCTGGACCTTTCAAAGCTAATCCTGAGTGGGCCGGAAGCCTTGGTGGCTGAAGTGTGA
- a CDS encoding GNAT family N-acetyltransferase: protein MPQDRSVVVREAGRGDLEEFIDLYAEFYSDLRLRQGLKQHSREKYRGDVEKYLSRDKVFLAETDRGEAIGFIRVSEREGCYWIEELYVKPMYRGKGVGRRLVEKAENYIKERDSHVYIMVLPQDRRAMSFWLHHSYSLLNTVELAKSLKGDKGETRPVPLMDSILEMYRWAKEDYTPLEKKYLELVEEFQRKGGGGKELLEIFVKALEQYLSKA from the coding sequence ATGCCTCAGGATAGAAGCGTAGTTGTCCGAGAAGCCGGTAGAGGAGATTTAGAGGAATTCATAGATCTCTATGCTGAGTTTTACAGCGATCTACGTCTCAGGCAGGGGTTAAAGCAACATAGCAGGGAGAAATACCGTGGTGATGTGGAAAAATATCTTTCTAGGGATAAGGTGTTCTTAGCTGAGACTGATAGAGGTGAGGCTATAGGCTTCATACGGGTCTCTGAGCGTGAGGGTTGCTACTGGATTGAGGAGCTCTACGTAAAACCCATGTACCGCGGAAAGGGTGTTGGGAGGAGGCTTGTAGAGAAAGCAGAGAATTACATCAAGGAACGTGATTCCCATGTCTACATAATGGTTCTCCCCCAAGACAGGAGAGCTATGAGCTTCTGGCTCCACCATAGCTACTCGCTCCTCAACACGGTTGAGTTGGCGAAGAGCCTTAAAGGAGACAAGGGGGAGACAAGGCCAGTTCCACTCATGGATAGTATACTAGAAATGTACCGATGGGCAAAGGAAGACTATACACCTCTAGAGAAGAAGTACCTGGAGTTAGTGGAGGAGTTCCAGAGAAAAGGCGGAGGAGGAAAGGAACTACTTGAAATCTTTGTTAAGGCACTAGAGCAGTATCTCTCAAAGGCATAG
- a CDS encoding long-chain-fatty-acid--CoA ligase: MIKGFPSTMNDSYQLNLWKAIDYAAKIHYDTEVVSYRNLQGGKVHRMNYREVYERIKRMSNALRDLGVKPGDRVAVLGWNDHRYYESYFSITSLGAVLLQLNQRLHISDLDYIVKHSKAKGIFVDESLVELGNALIENNDLDFTVIMSDDPSKLNIDINNNIYNYEDLVKNSSPKIDYEEIDEKSSATACYTSGTTGKPKGVYYSHRSLILHAWAINGVLNFKPDDAFAAIVPLFHANGWGVHIAATMMGSKIVLPGRYSPESLANILINEGVTAAAGAPAILIPMLEVFRKMKTKPKLKNLRFVSGASEPPLALMMQLKEFGINIIHAYGATETGPLVTANLPKKKILQLSEEDQIENARKQGLPVFGVEVRIVDPTGRGLPWDGKSIGELWMKGPWVATQYYNDERTQKSFIDSWWKSGDAGVIDENGYVKIVDRLKDLIKSGGEWISSIDLENHLMAHPAVLEASVVGVPHPRWEERPIALVVLREEYRNVNVDEIEKELKEHLSKRFAKWQIPDRIFVANEIPKTSTGKFNKKMIRVKYSNYFTKKND; this comes from the coding sequence ATGATTAAAGGTTTTCCTTCCACTATGAACGATTCATATCAGCTGAATCTATGGAAAGCCATAGATTACGCTGCTAAAATCCACTATGATACAGAGGTTGTCTCATATAGAAACTTGCAAGGCGGAAAGGTACACAGAATGAATTATAGAGAGGTGTATGAGAGAATTAAGCGGATGTCAAATGCATTAAGGGACTTGGGAGTAAAGCCGGGGGATAGAGTAGCTGTTTTAGGGTGGAATGACCATAGGTACTATGAATCCTATTTCTCAATAACAAGTTTGGGCGCAGTGTTGCTTCAACTAAACCAAAGGCTCCACATAAGTGACCTGGACTATATAGTTAAGCACTCGAAAGCGAAAGGAATATTTGTCGATGAAAGCCTTGTCGAACTAGGTAATGCTCTAATAGAGAACAATGACCTGGATTTCACGGTAATTATGAGCGATGATCCCTCTAAGCTAAATATCGACATTAATAACAACATATACAACTACGAAGACCTGGTAAAGAACAGCTCTCCCAAAATAGATTACGAGGAGATCGATGAGAAATCATCGGCAACAGCTTGCTACACCTCTGGAACTACAGGTAAACCCAAGGGAGTATACTACTCCCATAGGAGTCTAATACTGCATGCATGGGCTATCAACGGCGTATTGAATTTTAAACCAGATGATGCTTTCGCCGCAATAGTTCCATTATTCCACGCTAATGGATGGGGCGTCCATATAGCTGCAACTATGATGGGTTCGAAAATCGTTTTACCGGGAAGATACTCTCCAGAAAGCTTGGCTAATATCCTAATAAACGAGGGTGTTACAGCTGCAGCCGGGGCACCAGCAATACTAATTCCTATGTTAGAGGTTTTCAGGAAAATGAAAACGAAACCCAAGCTGAAAAACCTAAGATTCGTGTCAGGAGCATCCGAGCCGCCATTAGCTCTAATGATGCAACTAAAGGAGTTTGGAATAAACATAATCCACGCGTATGGAGCAACGGAGACAGGCCCGTTGGTAACAGCTAATCTGCCCAAGAAAAAGATCCTACAACTCAGCGAGGAAGACCAGATAGAAAACGCGAGGAAGCAAGGTTTACCCGTGTTCGGCGTAGAAGTAAGAATCGTAGATCCTACAGGAAGAGGCCTCCCATGGGATGGGAAGAGCATTGGAGAATTATGGATGAAGGGGCCATGGGTGGCAACCCAATACTATAATGACGAGAGAACCCAGAAATCATTCATTGACTCCTGGTGGAAGTCCGGGGATGCCGGAGTAATAGATGAGAACGGTTACGTGAAAATAGTAGATAGACTAAAAGACCTTATAAAAAGTGGAGGAGAATGGATATCAAGCATTGACCTAGAAAACCATTTGATGGCGCATCCCGCTGTATTAGAGGCGTCCGTAGTAGGAGTACCCCATCCGAGATGGGAGGAGAGACCGATAGCTCTTGTCGTCCTTAGAGAGGAATACAGAAACGTGAACGTTGATGAAATAGAAAAAGAGCTAAAGGAACACCTCTCAAAGAGATTCGCGAAATGGCAAATACCAGACAGAATATTCGTTGCAAATGAAATACCTAAGACAAGCACAGGGAAGTTCAATAAGAAAATGATAAGAGTCAAATACAGTAACTACTTTACCAAGAAAAACGACTAA
- a CDS encoding type II toxin-antitoxin system VapC family toxin has product MKSIHAVVVDTSVFADYYFLYPENPGRHERARAVLDKLSNLGLPVHEPFLFEVELRAVLVRRINPKEVLEILDIVLGHVNVMDEELIHDKASEIALLTGCRAVDAYYIAATKHVDAALVTSDRTMKENALKSDVEAYYLLNDEDYKTFMNELIS; this is encoded by the coding sequence TTGAAATCCATCCACGCTGTCGTGGTGGATACTAGTGTCTTTGCTGACTATTACTTCCTCTACCCGGAGAATCCAGGGAGACATGAAAGAGCAAGGGCTGTTCTCGACAAACTGTCCAACCTAGGCTTACCGGTTCATGAACCTTTCTTGTTTGAAGTAGAACTTCGAGCTGTACTTGTGAGAAGGATTAATCCTAAGGAAGTTCTAGAGATATTAGACATAGTGCTCGGACACGTCAATGTAATGGATGAAGAACTCATTCATGACAAGGCATCAGAAATAGCCCTGCTTACCGGTTGTAGAGCAGTTGACGCATACTACATAGCGGCAACCAAGCATGTAGACGCCGCCCTCGTCACTAGCGATAGAACCATGAAAGAAAACGCCTTAAAATCTGATGTTGAGGCCTACTACTTATTAAACGATGAAGATTATAAGACCTTCATGAACGAATTAATATCATAA
- a CDS encoding MATE family efflux transporter, which produces MDQERASNLEKQRREILESPQLGRLIIALSIPLFVSGSLQSLYSIIDTFWLSRLGSAALGTPTASWPYRGILMSIGFGLASSISALTGQYIGAGDYRKASKVVGYVLGLLMLIGIPGTVIFYLLRGYYLDLAHIPSDVSKLANMYIAVTLVGVVFNYLFLTFNFALGAAGDTKTPMKISVVSTLLNFVLDPIMIFTLRMGVFGAALATVLSAMLSGIYSIYSLATGRHGYKITPRDLVADKYHLNLIMKVSLPPTAQRLLTTLGFLVMMGIVGGLGTPILAAYSIGQVVLSLDHVIVFPLIRSTSIVIAQTLGANLLERARRAALTGLGIMTLLVSIYIGALLIGKDLFIEVFTSDPQVARASHNMLLIFGPSVLGFDILMIAGGIARASGHTLGISILGTIRLWLIRVPASYLLAYPLGMKDIGLWTGMSASNAITGIIALAWILSRRWLKPIIKTPQDKTSKMGP; this is translated from the coding sequence GTGGACCAGGAGAGAGCCAGCAACCTAGAGAAACAACGCAGGGAAATACTGGAATCCCCACAGCTTGGACGCCTCATCATAGCCCTGAGCATACCACTCTTCGTTTCAGGAAGCCTCCAAAGCCTCTACAGCATAATAGACACATTCTGGCTCTCCAGGCTAGGAAGCGCAGCCCTAGGCACACCCACAGCATCCTGGCCCTACCGTGGAATACTCATGAGCATAGGATTCGGCCTCGCAAGCAGCATCTCAGCCCTAACCGGCCAATACATAGGTGCAGGAGACTACCGTAAAGCCTCGAAAGTAGTAGGCTACGTCCTAGGCCTACTCATGCTAATAGGGATACCGGGCACAGTAATATTCTACCTGCTAAGAGGATACTATCTTGACCTCGCCCACATACCTTCAGACGTAAGCAAGCTAGCAAATATGTACATAGCGGTAACACTAGTCGGTGTAGTCTTCAACTACCTCTTCCTAACATTCAACTTCGCCCTTGGAGCAGCTGGAGACACTAAAACCCCGATGAAGATAAGTGTAGTATCAACCCTCCTAAACTTCGTCCTGGACCCAATAATGATCTTCACACTCAGGATGGGAGTGTTTGGAGCAGCACTCGCCACAGTGTTATCAGCAATGCTATCAGGCATCTACTCTATATATAGCCTAGCGACAGGCCGACATGGCTACAAAATAACTCCCCGGGATCTAGTAGCCGATAAGTACCACCTAAACCTCATAATGAAAGTATCACTACCCCCCACAGCACAACGACTACTAACAACACTAGGATTCCTAGTAATGATGGGAATAGTAGGAGGACTAGGAACCCCCATCCTAGCCGCGTACAGTATAGGCCAGGTAGTACTAAGCCTAGACCACGTAATAGTATTCCCACTAATACGGAGCACAAGCATAGTAATAGCCCAAACACTAGGAGCAAACCTCCTCGAAAGAGCCCGTCGGGCAGCCCTAACCGGCCTAGGAATAATGACACTACTAGTCTCAATCTACATAGGGGCACTCCTAATAGGAAAAGACTTATTCATAGAAGTATTCACAAGCGACCCGCAAGTAGCAAGAGCAAGCCACAACATGCTCCTAATATTCGGGCCAAGCGTACTAGGATTCGACATACTAATGATAGCAGGAGGAATAGCCCGCGCATCAGGACACACACTAGGAATAAGCATACTCGGCACAATAAGGCTATGGCTGATAAGAGTACCAGCATCATACCTTCTAGCATACCCTCTAGGAATGAAAGACATAGGACTATGGACAGGAATGTCAGCCTCAAACGCGATAACAGGGATCATAGCACTAGCATGGATACTCAGTAGAAGATGGCTCAAACCAATAATAAAAACACCACAAGACAAAACAAGTAAAATGGGCCCGTAG
- a CDS encoding antitoxin family protein has translation MIKAKYEKGILRLLEPVQLREGEEVLVKIERLEDRKRIVEKFYGKRGSAPKKLLDEFMLEAEAQ, from the coding sequence ATGATTAAGGCGAAATATGAGAAAGGGATACTAAGGCTCTTAGAACCTGTTCAACTTAGGGAGGGTGAAGAGGTTCTAGTTAAGATAGAAAGACTTGAAGATAGGAAGAGAATCGTTGAAAAGTTCTATGGAAAACGGGGTTCGGCACCGAAGAAGCTTCTTGATGAGTTTATGCTGGAGGCCGAGGCTCAGTGA
- a CDS encoding PIN domain-containing protein, protein MAESVIRESVIKGIAIPMIVYNELLYTVGSKAAKIKYGVKGKYSFKRYIAKYGFPEEAINTVNNFIKDFRVTIILDYQNSSELVEAIKHYKLAPNDAQITITCKHNNVKTLASFDEDFKRVPWLEVIP, encoded by the coding sequence TTGGCGGAGAGTGTTATACGTGAAAGTGTAATCAAGGGCATTGCCATTCCTATGATAGTGTATAACGAGTTACTATATACCGTAGGCTCCAAAGCCGCCAAGATTAAATATGGCGTTAAAGGGAAATACTCTTTTAAGAGATACATAGCAAAATATGGATTCCCCGAAGAGGCCATAAATACGGTTAATAATTTCATCAAAGATTTCAGAGTAACAATAATATTAGACTACCAGAACTCATCTGAACTGGTAGAGGCAATCAAGCATTACAAGTTAGCACCAAACGACGCACAAATAACGATAACCTGCAAACATAACAATGTAAAAACACTAGCATCATTCGATGAAGACTTTAAGCGGGTGCCATGGCTAGAGGTAATCCCATAA
- a CDS encoding antitoxin family protein, which translates to MSKVIRVRYEKGVFRPIDYVEFREGEELEVMIIRRSFRGFQKESGRYLFKVDRDVVKEFVMERR; encoded by the coding sequence TTGTCCAAGGTAATCAGGGTTAGATACGAGAAGGGAGTGTTTAGGCCTATTGATTATGTCGAGTTTAGGGAGGGGGAGGAGTTAGAGGTAATGATTATTCGAAGGAGTTTTAGAGGGTTCCAGAAGGAAAGTGGTAGATATCTGTTCAAGGTTGACCGTGACGTGGTTAAAGAGTTTGTGATGGAAAGGAGGTAG
- a CDS encoding PIN domain-containing protein, whose translation MVLDSSVIVKSVIRPVHWLPGEVYKRELETHRKAKVLIKTLESHQTIVLIPFPVLVKVVAVISRLANWELAEKVVESLRTTENYTIVGEEEYRDTALQVALETGCSGFDAYIIALAQDRKNTPHNRRWANDQACRNTRN comes from the coding sequence GTGGTATTAGATTCTAGCGTTATCGTTAAATCTGTCATAAGACCGGTCCATTGGCTACCTGGTGAAGTTTATAAGAGGGAATTGGAAACACACCGGAAAGCTAAGGTCTTGATAAAAACGCTAGAATCTCACCAAACTATTGTGCTAATACCGTTCCCAGTACTAGTGAAGGTTGTGGCAGTAATTTCAAGGCTTGCAAACTGGGAACTAGCAGAAAAGGTGGTAGAATCACTTAGAACTACTGAGAATTACACTATCGTCGGAGAAGAGGAATACCGAGACACTGCACTACAAGTAGCACTAGAAACAGGCTGCTCAGGATTCGACGCATACATAATAGCCCTAGCCCAAGACAGAAAAAACACTCCTCATAACAGACGATGGGCCAATGACCAAGCATGCAGAAACACTAGGAATTAA
- a CDS encoding acyl-CoA dehydrogenase family protein, translated as MSGKLDIELLRRSVRKFSEEVLLPVARKIDAANYISEDILSQVADMGYFALRVPEEYGGPGLSTLESVVVVEELARASGAIAAISAISGTMVPYSLVHYSSDDLREEYLTRLSKGKIGAFALSEPCCGSDAASIITRAEEDGGDYIINGRKTWVTNSVYADFFLVAARTGRQEDRHKGISIFVVDKDDCIEMSKIELMGIRGSGSSELLFNECRVPRENLVGRLNNGFKIVIDGINEGRVVTAAIGLGIMQAAFDESLSYAKMRESMGKPIIEHEMVQSMIADMKVKLEASRLLIYNAAQKIDNDETDYPMWSSIAKYSTAMWGVDLVRLAMQVQGAFGYSKESNIERYYRDIKGVEIGDGTNEIQKLVIAKALAGRISSIKK; from the coding sequence TTGAGCGGAAAGCTGGATATCGAATTGTTAAGGCGTTCTGTTAGGAAATTCTCTGAGGAGGTATTGTTACCGGTTGCTAGGAAAATTGATGCTGCGAACTATATCAGCGAGGATATTTTGAGTCAGGTTGCTGATATGGGGTATTTCGCTTTAAGAGTGCCTGAGGAGTATGGTGGGCCTGGCCTGTCGACTCTAGAGTCTGTTGTAGTGGTTGAAGAGCTTGCCCGGGCGTCGGGGGCTATTGCAGCTATTTCAGCTATTTCCGGTACTATGGTTCCATACTCATTAGTCCATTATTCAAGTGATGATCTCAGGGAGGAGTACTTGACCAGGCTTTCTAAGGGTAAAATAGGGGCGTTTGCACTTAGCGAACCCTGCTGCGGGTCGGATGCTGCGAGTATAATAACAAGAGCGGAGGAGGATGGTGGGGATTATATTATAAATGGTAGGAAGACATGGGTTACGAATTCAGTGTATGCGGATTTCTTCTTGGTTGCCGCGAGGACAGGTAGACAAGAGGATAGGCATAAAGGTATATCGATATTTGTTGTTGACAAAGATGATTGTATTGAGATGAGCAAGATAGAGTTGATGGGGATCCGTGGAAGCGGGAGTAGCGAGCTCCTTTTCAATGAGTGTAGAGTGCCTAGGGAGAACTTGGTAGGTAGATTGAATAATGGTTTTAAAATAGTGATAGATGGAATCAATGAAGGTAGAGTTGTAACTGCCGCCATAGGTCTGGGTATAATGCAAGCTGCATTCGATGAATCCCTGAGCTACGCAAAGATGAGAGAGAGTATGGGTAAACCAATAATAGAACACGAAATGGTGCAGAGCATGATTGCAGATATGAAAGTCAAATTAGAGGCCTCCCGATTGTTGATTTACAATGCTGCACAGAAAATAGATAACGATGAAACGGACTACCCTATGTGGTCGTCGATAGCCAAGTACTCAACAGCCATGTGGGGTGTTGATCTAGTCAGGCTAGCAATGCAGGTTCAAGGAGCATTCGGCTACAGCAAAGAGAGCAACATTGAAAGATACTATAGAGACATAAAAGGCGTAGAAATAGGCGATGGAACCAATGAAATACAAAAGCTTGTTATAGCAAAAGCACTGGCTGGGAGAATTTCATCCATAAAGAAATAA
- a CDS encoding PIN domain-containing protein, giving the protein MNQVFIDTNIFYNILFETSLTSKARKLLEEYEENKFHTSLTVVNELLYISARKYYQTLRELRGPYSLRKLITTKGYPKLIVNGIRELLEDLEVKVLVEDVEYQGMIEAASQLKLLPSDTIIALTCKYNNIDTIITFDEDFKRVPWLKVVS; this is encoded by the coding sequence GTGAACCAAGTCTTTATCGACACCAATATATTCTACAACATACTGTTCGAGACAAGCCTTACCAGCAAAGCCCGGAAGCTGTTAGAAGAATATGAAGAGAACAAATTCCATACAAGTCTAACCGTAGTGAACGAACTACTCTATATATCTGCAAGAAAGTACTATCAAACCCTTAGAGAACTAAGGGGGCCATACAGCCTAAGGAAACTAATAACAACCAAAGGATATCCCAAGCTCATAGTCAATGGTATAAGGGAATTGCTGGAAGACCTTGAAGTCAAAGTACTAGTAGAGGACGTAGAATACCAAGGCATGATAGAAGCCGCCAGCCAACTAAAACTTCTGCCAAGCGACACAATCATAGCCTTAACATGTAAGTACAATAATATAGACACTATCATAACCTTCGATGAAGATTTTAAGAGAGTTCCTTGGCTAAAGGTAGTCTCTTAA
- a CDS encoding type II toxin-antitoxin system VapC family toxin codes for MIVLDASFLVKLVLEEKGSEKARELARSWASSGETLVTVDLALPEALNAVWRHALKIGDLDLDKAIDSAGDLLKIWSTLKVYSSTGVAGDAFRLALEEDVTVYDAIYIQLAKSIGAALSTFDGKLSGIAVKRGIVTYP; via the coding sequence TTGATTGTACTGGATGCATCCTTCCTTGTGAAGCTTGTACTAGAGGAGAAAGGCTCGGAGAAAGCTCGTGAGCTAGCACGCTCATGGGCTAGTAGTGGGGAGACCTTGGTAACTGTAGACTTGGCGCTTCCTGAGGCCTTGAATGCGGTATGGAGGCATGCTCTAAAAATTGGAGACCTAGACTTGGACAAGGCGATTGATAGTGCGGGGGATCTCCTGAAAATATGGAGTACACTAAAAGTATATTCTTCAACCGGGGTAGCGGGGGATGCTTTTAGACTTGCGTTAGAAGAGGACGTTACAGTATATGATGCCATCTACATACAACTAGCTAAATCTATAGGAGCGGCTTTATCCACGTTCGACGGAAAGCTTTCTGGAATTGCTGTGAAACGCGGCATAGTAACATATCCTTAG
- a CDS encoding antitoxin family protein, which yields MSRVIKVVYEKGVLKPLGRVDLEEGKEYRVVVEEDIDGLIRKYRGVLGKSSIEEFRELEEEAQTQ from the coding sequence ATGTCTAGAGTTATCAAGGTTGTATATGAGAAGGGGGTGCTGAAACCGTTAGGTCGCGTCGATCTTGAGGAGGGCAAGGAGTATAGGGTTGTTGTGGAGGAGGATATTGACGGATTAATCAGGAAGTATAGGGGGGTCCTCGGAAAGTCATCCATAGAGGAGTTCAGGGAGCTTGAGGAGGAGGCTCAAACCCAGTGA
- a CDS encoding PIN domain-containing protein encodes MDTNALVYYLHRVEPYASKTKKILVEKEDLAITLRIVDEAIFTFIRLDALRKLEIKRLDQLRDYIRKHGIERFADAINDVEELIEGLGILVLEDKGNLKELLETMKNYNLLPGDALIAITARLYDIDTILTFDQDFKRVPWLEVIP; translated from the coding sequence GTGGACACGAATGCCCTCGTATACTATCTTCACCGGGTCGAGCCTTATGCCTCTAAGACAAAAAAGATATTAGTAGAGAAGGAGGACCTAGCAATAACCCTCAGAATAGTTGACGAGGCTATCTTCACCTTCATAAGGCTAGATGCACTGAGAAAGCTAGAAATTAAGAGGCTAGATCAGTTGCGGGACTATATAAGAAAACATGGCATTGAAAGATTCGCTGACGCTATAAATGATGTCGAAGAACTAATAGAAGGACTGGGAATACTTGTCCTAGAGGATAAGGGAAATCTTAAAGAACTCCTGGAAACCATGAAAAACTACAACCTTCTCCCCGGAGACGCTTTGATAGCAATAACCGCCAGGCTATACGACATTGACACAATTCTAACCTTTGACCAGGACTTCAAGCGAGTGCCCTGGCTAGAGGTAATCCCTTAA
- a CDS encoding antitoxin family protein: MSKVIRVKYENGSLKPLEPLELKEGEEIRILLLPEKFPELVEKVSVEANDDADKALREARER; the protein is encoded by the coding sequence TTGTCTAAAGTCATAAGAGTTAAGTATGAGAATGGTTCATTAAAGCCGCTAGAACCGCTTGAACTGAAGGAAGGAGAGGAAATCAGAATCCTGTTACTTCCAGAAAAGTTCCCAGAGCTGGTGGAAAAGGTAAGTGTGGAAGCCAATGATGATGCGGATAAGGCGTTGAGGGAGGCCCGTGAGCGTTAG